Proteins from a genomic interval of Enterococcus faecium:
- a CDS encoding coiled-coil domain-containing protein, whose amino-acid sequence MKEPDTNANYEPDELEETNADQDTGQESSSFYDIKEKASMNLSQLLEDLQAFEKAVREEDIPEIYRLYNGRLNEELKRSSNENHEIDQLLMRKIHDRFLQEFPFMEQVENISPTMSYYKIGTYYHDRPTVGIDASLPEIFVLPKIDEEWEKYSQPESTDYDKKINELDAKVITAQTEIERLDEQIKEINRQMTDLNDNKGFLNRKKIEEEIQELEKKKQVLSNEKLGWLPYIETPETIQQQKEALKQEARADQLRAAIVEKEQRQIRRYFGSKEGFGQAIHEFLMNYLGNENPNNQSNEGGSEYE is encoded by the coding sequence ATGAAAGAGCCAGATACAAATGCAAATTATGAGCCAGACGAACTAGAGGAGACGAACGCGGATCAGGATACAGGACAAGAATCGTCTTCTTTTTACGATATCAAAGAAAAAGCAAGCATGAATCTTTCCCAATTATTAGAAGACTTACAGGCTTTTGAAAAAGCTGTCCGCGAAGAAGATATCCCTGAGATCTACCGTTTATACAATGGCCGATTGAATGAAGAATTAAAAAGAAGCTCAAATGAAAATCACGAGATCGATCAATTGCTGATGCGTAAGATCCATGATCGTTTTTTACAGGAATTTCCTTTTATGGAACAAGTAGAAAACATCTCGCCAACGATGAGCTATTACAAAATCGGCACTTATTACCATGATCGGCCCACGGTCGGTATTGATGCAAGTCTGCCAGAAATTTTTGTTTTGCCTAAGATCGATGAAGAGTGGGAGAAATATTCCCAACCGGAGTCAACGGACTATGACAAAAAAATCAATGAGCTAGACGCAAAGGTGATCACTGCTCAGACAGAAATTGAACGTTTAGATGAACAAATAAAAGAAATCAATCGACAAATGACTGATTTGAACGACAATAAAGGATTCTTGAATCGTAAAAAAATCGAGGAAGAAATTCAAGAATTAGAGAAGAAGAAGCAAGTACTATCTAATGAAAAATTAGGCTGGCTTCCTTATATTGAGACGCCTGAAACAATCCAGCAGCAAAAAGAAGCATTGAAGCAAGAAGCAAGAGCAGACCAGCTTCGTGCAGCCATCGTAGAAAAAGAACAAAGGCAAATCAGACGCTATTTCGGTAGCAAAGAGGGATTCGGTCAAGCAATCCATGAATTCTTGATGAATTATCTTGGCAATGAGAATCCTAATAATCAATCTAATGAAGGAGGTTCCGAGTATGAATGA
- a CDS encoding membrane protein: MSTNKIAQLSLLSAACVAGRIAFQFIPNFQPMTAIFLFIVLYLSLKDALIVMSLSIAISSFYFGVGPWVIGQWISYTVVLSLFSIVCLRKTVQRNLWLKGVCFFLAGMVYGIGMTVFDTLLYRLPQPWIYYLQGVSFDLMHSIGNVVFFLVFLPVVKRFYNHSGGKNEKNNL; this comes from the coding sequence ATGTCCACAAATAAAATAGCACAGCTTAGCTTATTGTCTGCTGCTTGTGTAGCAGGTAGGATCGCTTTTCAATTTATTCCGAATTTCCAGCCAATGACTGCTATTTTTTTATTTATAGTACTTTACTTAAGCTTAAAAGATGCGTTAATTGTCATGAGTCTTTCTATTGCGATCAGCAGTTTTTATTTTGGTGTTGGACCATGGGTCATCGGCCAATGGATCAGCTATACTGTTGTTCTGAGTTTGTTTTCAATCGTCTGCTTGAGAAAAACAGTGCAAAGGAATCTATGGTTAAAGGGAGTCTGTTTTTTTCTGGCGGGCATGGTTTACGGAATAGGTATGACCGTTTTTGATACGCTGTTATATCGTTTGCCTCAACCTTGGATCTATTACCTTCAAGGGGTGTCGTTTGATTTGATGCACAGTATAGGCAATGTTGTGTTCTTTCTTGTTTTTCTGCCAGTCGTCAAACGTTTTTACAATCATTCAGGAGGAAAAAATGAAAAAAATAATTTATAG
- a CDS encoding DUF4430 domain-containing protein encodes MKKIIYSLLAMSVSILILTSCSTTYTQSASNQKEEVKTSQKATITLQENGQNFSEKEVVFKKGDDLLSILKRNFEVKEDNGFITSLEGHSQDEKNQLYWMFTVDGKSATTGAKEIKLNDGQSVIFNLSKL; translated from the coding sequence ATGAAAAAAATAATTTATAGTTTGCTTGCAATGAGTGTCAGTATACTCATTTTGACAAGTTGCAGTACAACCTATACACAATCGGCTTCCAACCAAAAGGAGGAAGTAAAAACATCGCAAAAAGCAACAATCACGTTACAAGAAAATGGTCAAAACTTTTCGGAAAAAGAAGTGGTCTTCAAAAAAGGCGATGATTTACTGAGTATTTTGAAACGAAATTTTGAAGTCAAAGAAGATAACGGCTTCATCACTTCGCTTGAAGGGCACTCACAGGATGAGAAAAATCAACTCTATTGGATGTTTACTGTGGACGGGAAAAGTGCTACTACTGGTGCCAAAGAGATCAAATTGAATGATGGACAATCGGTCATTTTCAATTTGTCTAAACTATAA
- a CDS encoding cation diffusion facilitator family transporter, whose translation MENFKKSGMFSVIAALGANILVAISKFVGYAISGSAAMLNESIHSIVDCSNQILLLFGDKQANKGQSELHQFGEGRAKYFFSTIVAMMLFFGGGALGVMEAFEKLTHPSHEVGNPIIVIAILLFGLVIEGSSLRVAMKEIKELNTEKLSTMRFLRESRHSEILIIFTEDLCAVIGLVLALAGTILTYATGIAAFDAISGLLIGFLLMGAAIFLAKEFYSLIIGESVTASDLSKIKLAFERPEISRLIDIKTVHLSPTEILVAAKADIVGNKENEAYSVINDIEKNMRQSLPDKKMYIYIETDKYDPNYSRK comes from the coding sequence ATGGAAAATTTTAAAAAAAGCGGAATGTTTTCCGTAATTGCTGCTCTAGGGGCTAATATTCTAGTTGCTATCAGCAAATTTGTCGGCTATGCAATCAGTGGCAGTGCCGCCATGCTAAACGAAAGCATCCACAGTATCGTTGATTGCAGCAATCAGATTTTGCTGTTATTCGGTGATAAACAAGCCAATAAAGGACAGAGCGAGTTGCATCAATTTGGTGAAGGACGAGCAAAATACTTTTTCAGTACAATCGTCGCAATGATGCTTTTCTTCGGCGGTGGGGCACTTGGGGTGATGGAAGCTTTTGAAAAGTTGACGCATCCATCCCATGAAGTGGGTAATCCGATCATTGTTATAGCAATACTGTTATTTGGTTTGGTAATCGAAGGAAGTTCGTTACGCGTGGCAATGAAAGAAATCAAAGAATTGAATACTGAAAAACTTTCCACGATGCGCTTTTTGCGCGAAAGTCGACACAGTGAAATACTGATTATTTTTACGGAAGACTTGTGTGCTGTAATCGGTTTGGTCTTGGCTTTAGCAGGAACAATATTGACTTATGCAACCGGGATTGCTGCATTTGATGCGATCAGCGGATTGCTGATCGGTTTCTTGCTGATGGGAGCCGCCATTTTCCTAGCAAAAGAATTTTATAGTCTGATCATCGGTGAAAGCGTGACAGCAAGCGATTTATCAAAAATCAAGTTAGCTTTTGAACGTCCTGAGATCAGTCGGCTGATCGATATAAAAACAGTTCATTTAAGTCCAACGGAGATTTTAGTTGCAGCAAAAGCAGATATCGTTGGTAACAAAGAGAATGAAGCTTACTCGGTCATCAATGATATTGAAAAAAATATGCGTCAGTCTCTTCCTGACAAGAAGATGTATATATACATTGAAACAGATAAATATGACCCAAATTATTCTCGTAAATAA
- a CDS encoding AzlC family ABC transporter permease, which yields MNKKKSAPWLQALHAVMPLCISYIPVGLACGVLLQKVGFDPLLSGLLSILVFSGGAQFLVASMLTTQASFATTLLMVFFLELRYTLLGASLAGFMKKEKRTFLAVFSQSLNDENYAVNYLKFSTDPSWNKRKALYVNWFSMTAWAGSNMIGNFFGSVIRVDADLVHFALTAMFIFMFIMQMKSALLIFTGLFSGVLGVVFMVLFQNTFGLIAATVIASFAGFMLEKAFKKEKAKKLRDRGKDVNEPLFNFPEQEANHHD from the coding sequence ATGAACAAAAAGAAAAGTGCGCCATGGCTTCAAGCTTTGCATGCAGTGATGCCACTTTGTATAAGCTATATACCAGTAGGATTAGCTTGCGGAGTATTGTTGCAAAAAGTTGGATTTGATCCTCTCTTATCAGGACTGTTATCGATTCTGGTCTTTTCCGGTGGCGCGCAGTTTTTAGTTGCATCTATGCTTACGACGCAAGCATCATTTGCAACGACATTATTGATGGTTTTCTTTTTAGAATTACGCTATACATTATTAGGAGCAAGTCTTGCCGGTTTTATGAAAAAAGAAAAGCGGACGTTTTTGGCTGTCTTTTCTCAATCACTGAATGATGAAAACTATGCGGTGAACTACTTAAAGTTTTCAACTGACCCTTCCTGGAATAAAAGAAAGGCTTTATATGTCAATTGGTTCTCAATGACTGCATGGGCCGGTAGCAATATGATCGGTAATTTTTTCGGCTCGGTGATTCGAGTAGATGCTGACCTTGTCCATTTTGCTTTGACGGCCATGTTCATTTTCATGTTTATCATGCAGATGAAAAGCGCACTACTGATCTTTACAGGTTTATTCTCAGGCGTATTAGGGGTCGTATTCATGGTATTATTCCAAAATACTTTCGGATTGATTGCAGCAACAGTCATTGCTTCATTTGCCGGATTTATGCTGGAGAAGGCATTCAAAAAAGAAAAAGCTAAGAAACTAAGAGACCGCGGTAAAGATGTCAATGAGCCGCTCTTCAACTTCCCGGAACAGGAGGCCAATCACCATGACTAA
- a CDS encoding AzlD domain-containing protein, whose protein sequence is MTKLYLLLLVACLFIVAYIPRLFPMLYFTHRKVPSWFSDWMKYVPVALFAALAFKDVFITHEHLDIAWNIKIAAMILVAGVAYKTRSMALSVLTGLASVFLLSML, encoded by the coding sequence ATGACTAAACTATATTTGCTACTTTTAGTTGCTTGTCTGTTCATCGTGGCATATATCCCGCGCTTGTTCCCGATGCTTTATTTTACTCATCGAAAAGTGCCATCCTGGTTCAGTGACTGGATGAAATATGTACCGGTGGCATTATTTGCGGCGTTAGCTTTTAAAGATGTTTTCATTACTCATGAACATCTGGATATTGCTTGGAATATCAAAATAGCTGCAATGATTCTAGTAGCAGGCGTGGCTTACAAAACACGTTCGATGGCGTTGTCAGTTTTGACAGGACTTGCGTCTGTCTTTTTGCTGTCTATGCTTTAA
- a CDS encoding polysaccharide biosynthesis protein produces the protein MNKKLMQGTFWLTFANLLCKVLGVVYLIPWLSMMGNNQDGMLATTLYNVGYLPYGLFLMLGTVGFPNAIAKKVAVATKEGDNAACRLIFRSTINIMFVIGIASAALMYLFAPLLAGISPIANVNNGILAIRSLCPSLIAIPILSAMRGYFQGKNDLRPYGTSLIIEQAVRVIVILAGTYYLRVLTDGTILEAVLISTVASFFGGLAAIIHMYIVGRRKDFFELKDFLISSRYFERENRSASVSIIRETLPFIFVGSVITIVQMIDQVTMKPLLHFFRPEIADQQLEFLFSRASVNPNKLTLILISMVGTVAISSLPILSTMKKKDRIQIEKTVGDSFSIALLILLPSLTGMSLLAGPLYTLFFGYDPESVGYFQMALLASLFFSLFTILSTMLQSLNHHRFAIRLTVEAIILKVIFQVIGLGLVGGYGMSLSNGLAFGIVFVRGYHFMCKEYRIAPLAKISNFFLKTFRSTLIMLAVCFAVFFLLNQRLSMESKSYAMIYCVAVGSIGGLVFLFSQFGKNGFRMLKNVKHHSRSKE, from the coding sequence ATGAATAAAAAATTGATGCAAGGAACATTTTGGCTAACCTTTGCTAATCTTCTATGTAAAGTTTTAGGGGTAGTCTATTTGATTCCCTGGCTAAGTATGATGGGGAACAATCAAGATGGTATGCTTGCTACGACATTGTATAATGTTGGCTATCTTCCTTATGGATTGTTCCTGATGCTTGGTACAGTCGGATTTCCAAATGCGATTGCAAAAAAAGTAGCTGTAGCCACAAAAGAAGGAGATAACGCTGCTTGTCGGCTGATTTTTAGAAGTACGATCAATATCATGTTTGTCATCGGTATCGCCTCTGCTGCACTGATGTATTTATTTGCTCCTTTACTAGCCGGAATCAGTCCGATTGCTAACGTTAATAATGGGATACTAGCTATCAGAAGTTTATGCCCATCTTTGATTGCTATCCCAATTCTTAGTGCAATGAGAGGATATTTCCAAGGAAAAAATGATCTGCGGCCTTATGGAACTTCTTTGATTATCGAACAGGCTGTGCGAGTGATCGTTATCTTGGCTGGTACTTATTACTTGCGCGTATTGACTGACGGAACCATATTAGAAGCTGTATTGATCAGTACAGTCGCTTCTTTCTTCGGTGGGTTAGCTGCGATTATCCATATGTATATCGTCGGACGCAGAAAAGACTTCTTCGAACTTAAAGATTTTTTGATTTCCAGCCGTTATTTCGAAAGAGAAAACCGATCTGCCTCTGTCTCTATCATTCGGGAAACACTACCGTTTATTTTTGTCGGCTCAGTCATTACTATCGTTCAAATGATCGACCAAGTAACGATGAAACCACTGCTTCACTTTTTCCGTCCAGAGATCGCAGATCAGCAACTGGAATTCTTATTCAGCCGTGCTTCTGTCAATCCAAATAAATTGACATTGATCCTGATCTCCATGGTAGGAACAGTAGCTATAAGCAGCTTGCCAATATTAAGCACGATGAAGAAAAAAGATCGGATACAAATCGAAAAAACAGTAGGAGATAGTTTTTCGATTGCGTTATTGATTCTTCTTCCTTCATTGACTGGAATGTCTTTATTAGCTGGACCACTATACACATTGTTTTTTGGCTATGATCCTGAAAGTGTCGGATATTTCCAAATGGCTTTGCTAGCTTCTTTGTTTTTCTCTTTATTCACGATCCTATCTACGATGCTTCAATCTTTGAATCACCATCGTTTTGCGATCCGATTAACTGTAGAAGCAATTATCCTGAAAGTCATCTTCCAAGTAATCGGATTAGGATTAGTTGGCGGATACGGGATGAGCTTATCAAATGGCTTAGCATTCGGTATTGTCTTTGTTCGCGGCTATCACTTTATGTGCAAAGAATACCGAATAGCACCTTTAGCAAAGATCAGCAATTTTTTCTTAAAAACTTTCCGCTCCACCCTGATTATGCTTGCAGTATGTTTTGCCGTTTTCTTTTTGCTGAATCAGCGATTGTCAATGGAATCAAAAAGCTATGCAATGATTTATTGTGTGGCTGTAGGAAGTATTGGCGGCTTAGTATTTTTATTTTCTCAATTCGGAAAAAATGGGTTTCGAATGTTGAAAAATGTTAAACATCATAGCAGAAGCAAAGAATAG